The DNA window TATCTTCTTTCTGATTATTGGAAGAACCTACGTTTGCAGTTGACTGAGATGGCAATGCTTCAGAACCTGAGGAACTAGCTGACTGGGTAGAGGGGGCCACACCAGAAACTGTTCCCTTCTCAGGTGTGTAATTAGTGTCATTACTGTCAAGTTTCTTTGTGTTGAGAAAACGACCTCCACAACCCCTTGCTCTTCTCATAGCATGCTGGTGCCGAGATTCATGAAGGTAAGGCTGTACAAAAATGGCAAGCAACCCACTTGTCATATTCAGAAAAAAATTCTACTGAGAGTCTGGTACAATGAATCACACAAATGTAGAAGCATAAAAAAACTGGAATATACTGGCTGCTGAATTACTGACAAAAACGTTAATAATAATCTTTGTAAATCTATACTAGCTGGAGCATCCATGTGCAAGGTACATGGTAGCATTtgcaacttcttttttttttttttttttgggggtggggggggtggtgtgggtGGGGGGGATGAGGAGAACTGAAACACAAGTACTTAGGCAAAGCCTTAGTTTCCTCCTGACAACAGAGAGAAGAATTAAGGGGGCAAATGAAAGAAATCCTTGGGCTTCATCTTAGTTGGATGTAAATGTGTAAAGTCAAAAcaatgaaaattacaaattaattTAATACCAACTATAATTGTGTAACTCAAAAAACTTGCTGAAACTAGTAGCCAAATTTATGACCCAAAAAGACAGGAAAAAGTTTTTATGACTGGTCAAAACATGCAACCTTTGGAAGGGTGCATTCTCAACATGCCACATGGAAGCTTGATTTGGcaattttgaccattggatatcGAGAGAATGGTGTGAATTGGCCACGTTTCAAATTTCAGacccaaattcaatcatataaccTCCCATGTGGCCATGTGCATGCCCCTCAGTAGTCCCTTGCACCCTCTTAGTAGCCTTGGATTTTTCATTGctttgttttgccacttggcataCTGAGCTGAAACTTTACATGTGAGCACGAGACCTTGGGGTCTACCTGTCACAAAATTTCAGGCCATCTGCACTACCACATGGCAGAATTAGATGCCTGTTCAAAGATTTCATGTTTAAGCTACCACCCTCAAAACTTTTCAGTTGTCAACTACTTTCTAAATGCTATACCATTTTTTATTATGCTGAGTGCTCTAGAGAAGCTATGATCTGCCTTGTAACACTGCCATTTGATCATGTTTCAAAGAACTTCCTCCTGAAAATCTTATTAAAAATCATTGTAGGTCCATTAGCTGATATATAGCATAAATACTTCACTAGAAAACATGGATACACTTCCTATTCTATTCTTTATTAACTGTCAATTCCTCTTTCTTTCTGTAGTAGTTTCTAatcccttcccttctttctccttgggggaaatacaaaaacaaaacacaGGTTAATGCATCATGAAAAAAGAACACAATAACTGACTAAAGCACCCAACTGCAGATAAAGAAGAATTGATGAGGCTACTTGAATTCGTTACTTATATATTCACTCTTCTCCACATGTTCACCATTCCACGGAAGAATCAGGTATTCTCATCCCTTACACTTCAGACATGTAACCCAATACATTTAGTGCTGATCTATCCTCTCCATCTTACCACTCCCTCCCATATGTCCTTTTGCAAGCAGCCCAGCTTCTCGTTCCTCCCCTTGGAGTGTCAACCTCTTTCGCCTCATCATATTTTAATTCTCCTCTTCCAAGCCCCCATTCTGCTCCTGTAGACTCTCCAGTGCCTCCCATTTCACCTCTttaattttcttcaattttgttgTAGAAGACATAACTGCCTTCCCTTTCTGTCTGCGTTTCTTCCCACCACTCTCCCACAAGTTCTACAAAATTAGGACAGTAAAACCAAATCTTCTAATAAAGGGGTTGGGCTGCCTTTTGAGACCACCACAGCAAAGCCGGATAGCAAGATGGTCCATCAAAGGCCTAGGCAAAGCTTCCTGCAATGCTTAATGATATTGCTTCTTGACATAAGAGATGGATTCTCTTGATTGTCCATCACAAACCTTGTCATAGGTAATTCAATCAATACCCCTTCTCCTTTCATGCATGAACCtccctctcccccacccctccctCAAAAAAGGGACCAGGAAAGCACAGGAGATCCAATTAGTGCTCACCTGAGTAAGCACGCTTCAAAAATCATTAACTTAGGTGAGGAATATAACATACAAAAATGCCAGCCAGCTCCCACTTTAAGCTAGCATCATTCAGAAATATTTACCATTTTCATTGCCACGATAAACTGCCTTGGCCACCAATATTCTCTCTGAGTTTTGTTCAAACTACATGTAACCAGTATCCCCCTGCAAATCCATTTTACAGGAAATACTCCCACTACACACTATCCCAACCCCTCAACCCCAAAaccacccccacccacccccccccaaaaaaaaaaaaggaagaagaagaaattacccTATCATCAATAGTCTCAAATTTGGTCCCCATTACAGCTTTAAGTAAACCTCCCAACCTCACTTACAATGCAAGTTGTTGTTGTCTGCTTGGACATCCATCACCCCCATTTGGCAGACTGTAAGGGTACTATAACAATCGCCCAGCTAACAGTGACTGAATAGACTAAAGCTGCTCACACCATATCTAGCTCACCCATTCTTCCATAAGTTAGATGCACTTATCACACTCTCCAGTGTTCAAGTGCATTTTATTGCTGACCTCCCATTGCACAAAGACTCTGAACAACTTCTGCTGCCACCCTTCCTGACTGTGGCACGTGTTCATTAGGAAGACACTGCATCATTCCCCCTGGCTGAGATATCCTCATTCTACCTCTCCTCTTTTCAGAAGCGTTGATTCACACCTTCCCTTTGGGAATTACCCACACAAGTCTCCCTTCACTTTCTCTTATTGTCCCCTTCTCTTCCTCCACTTAAATTTGTGCTCAATTGACACCCACATTTCATGAATGTGTTAACCAATTACTTACAGAGAGTGTTTCTGAAAACAGGGTCATAAAAGAAAAGGTCAGGGTAGGCGCACAACGCCCAAAAGAAGGGCAAATAGGGTAGACTATGAGGGTACGATAACAATCACCCAGCCAACAGTGACTGAATAGACTAAAGCTGGTCACACCGTATCTAGCTCACCTATTCTTCCATAAGTTAGATGCACTTATGACACTCCAGTGTTCCGAGTGCATTTTATTGCTGACCTCCCATTGCACATAGATTCTGAACAACTTCTGCTGCCACCCCTCCTGACTGTGGCACATGCTCATTAGGAAGACACTGCATCATTCCCCTGAGATATCCTCATTCTCACTCTCCTCTTTTCAGAAGCATTGATTCACACCTTCCCTTTGGGAATTACCCACACAATAGTCTCCCTTCACTTTCTCTTATTGTCCCCTTctcttcccccttcttttatTAAACCAAATGAAAGAAGGCCAAATAGGATAGATAGACAGATAAACTGGATAATTAGGCATGGTCCAATGTCGGGAGTACCTGGACACATCCCAGGCATCCCTTTTAAACATGGTTAATAGGATCTCGTCTTTCCACTAAATATCCTTTTCATTTTCACCAGATTACAACCCCACCCACTCATAGGGTGGACCCTACCAAGTCCTGCACACCTGCTCTAACCTACTTGAACCTAGCtcacttaatatatatatataggaagtTACTGGAGACGAGATCAGATCCACAGTCTGTTTCCTGTTCACATAAGATGCATCAATAAGAGTCTTTCACACACTATCAATAGGGTCATTGTTAGTGGGAATTGGCCTCTAACTGCTGTCCCAAAGGAAAACGAACTTGGTTAGGCAATCGTGACTCGAAATATAATTCAGAAATTTTCATATTAGCAGCTCTTCGGGAAAAATTTGATTGAGCATTCTAACCTGGCTAACTTAATTTCAAGACACAGATTCTCAGTCCTAGGTGTTAGAAGCAGACATCAGTGGAAAAAAGTACCCCCGTGCCATCACCCTGGCTATTTGGGAGAGATATCTCAGGTTCTAGTTGTTGCTTGCACATTCCATGTTTTTCCTAGAGGTGAATGATTCCAATTCTGACCAAATAAACTGTGGTTGCTAGTTTATCGCACTTTCCATGTTATATATAGAGGTGAACATTTTTCTCcttaaaaaaagggtgtaccccaGAGCATGAAgcttaaaatgaccatagaggaagttgtgaggaatgacgtgcatagtctaggtcttgtcccaagtatggccTCTGATAGAGCCTTTTGGAGGTTaaggatccatgtggccaacaccatttagctgagattttcctgaGTCACTAGTGATGTGCTTTTTCCCTTCTACTCTCACtcttacttttacttttttaccttttgtgtttgcacagatccatgtagccaaccccattaagttggaaaaAGGCTGCATTTGTTGTAGTTGTTGTTCTACCTAGAGCACAAGGCTCCCTTCCTACCAATAAAATTCGAAagtttactcaaaaaaaaaaaaaaaaaaaccaccactGTCCTCAATGAGCAGCAGTTGATTAAGGTATAAATTCAAAGCCATTTATTTTCCTCTTGCACACCTTACACAATTGTTCAcctcataaatgagcaagaggTCACCCTTACGTACGCATAATTTTGTGATTTCCTGCAACCTAACAGCTATCAGCTAAAGccagaaataaaaagaaatgatTCCAAGAACACCATCAATAGAAACCCTTTTGTTTAAgtcaattttatatttattactAATTGAAAGACTCAAATCATCAGGAATTTGGAATACATATTCTAAAATTTTTAGAATGCACCCACTATAGAGAATTAGATTCTACTCACACAAGTACCGTCCTGTGCCATTCAATTCAAGGTTTAAGACATGCTACTGAATTGGCTGATCCAATATACCCTGTATCACAATTCTTAACTCCCTTCTCAAAATTTCCCTCAGTGAATCAGCCAAGATCAAGATCGCCCATCCAATCCAATCTAGATTTGGAACAGCATTAGATCCAACTGATTATGGATCAAGATCTTTAAATACCTTATGTAATGCACACCATTTGAGGATATTTTGCCCCGCCAACACCCCGCCCCCGAAAACAGAGTTAACAAATCAACATTCCAAGTGTCGTGTTTGACATAAACTAAAGTTGCTAGTGAATATGAAACAATATGATTGATAAATAAGGGTGTACAATCaaagttgaatgatttttttattttttaaatcatataaTTTATCTACCTTTCTAGCTTTTATCAGCTTCTTTTCTAGTTCAGCCTTTGCACGTGATTGTCTCCGCCTCAAAATTCCATGGTACTGCTTGGCATTCACATAAACAGGCTCCTCTGCCATTTCCAGGGGTAATGGCATTCTGCTGTGATGCATTCCAACCAAATGAGGATGTGCCTGACCATTGAAGAGAATCATTAGGCAGATTTGCATGGCATCAATGGTCTCATTAGCAAAGTACATCAAAGCTCCACATCCTACTATCCcagtaaattaagaaaaaaaaaaaatgcacccCATGGATTGGACGTAAACATCTTTTCAGGTGAaccagaaatgaaaaaaatgggaTCTCACTCAGATTATAGATCAAACAAAATGGAACAGAACACAGGAGTGACttttaaatcaaataataatttcATAGCCCCACGAATGGAACAGAATACAGGAGAGTGACTTTCAAATCAAACAATGATTGCATAGAAACCAGATCACAGCCCAACTAATGGAATGAATCAATCTGGTGTAAATCAACCTCATTAGACAGGTCTGATCAATTTAACCATATATGCACAGAAGACCAAAGGTTGCATACCAAAGCTTGAGCTCCATACGCAGTCACTACTCCCCCATAATAAGGATCAGGATATGTAAATGGAGCGCATGCCTGTTacataggggggggggggaagatcCTTTCAGAAGTCCTACAGATTCAAAACCATCCAATGTACTAATCCGTGATGTAATATAATAGATGGTTAGTTGAGTAAATCAAGTAGTAACAACATGGAGAATTCTAACTGCatggggaagggggaaggaggGATggtgagaggagagaaatggTCAAGTTCCCAAAGaataaagggaaagaaaaactcTTACAACTGAATGACCAACAAGTTCAAGTTGGGTATGTGACACAAGACATTCACCCATTGTTGGAGGTGTTCCATCTGAGCCTGAAAGTAATTCAATGcagattataaaaaataaataaataaactactaaTATACCATTACTACCAAGCATATCAACAGGAAAATCTACAAGCAATTTAACAAgcccaaaaaaagggaaaagggaaaggTAAAAGGCCAACTAGCATTTAAAGTCATCCTTTTTCGAATGTAGTTCACTCATTTATCATTGATGCATTCTACTGGATCGCCAGAGAAAGCCTGACAATTGTGATGTCAATTgattatttttaatcattggtTAAAATAATTTGACAAGCGTGTATCTTCTCTTTTCCCTTGAAATATTTTAGAACAAAACGCTTCATCTGCAAAACAAGCCATCAGAGAAAAGTTTGCCCTGAATACCAAATCAAAACACGTAAAAAGGGATAAGTTCCTCCAAAGGAGAGGAATCTCTTTAAATTAAACAATGTAAGTTGGGTGACAAACAGGAACACTCTAATTACACTAGTTGAAAATGCAAGTACACCAACTAGACAGGGACCGAGAAAATACACGTCCAGGTTCTGAGGAAAGAACAAACATGACAAGATCCTTGGCTACGTATTCTTTTAGTAACTTAGAAGCAATGCCAATCTCAACCTTGATGGATCAGCCAATCCACATACTAAATTGGCTAGTGAAAGAGAAAATACAAGCCTGAAAATTGTGCATTAAAGATAACACATCTCTACGCAAAGATGGTATATTCTGCATCAAATGTTTTTCAAATGAAGCAGTTATCAAATCATTCAGCCTGGAAGTCCCAAAAACACCGGACAGTGAAATGAAGAGTCAGTACAGAAATAAGTATAAATGTTATGCACGCCACCTTATTAACATTATGGCACATGTGGCATGTAGATCTTATTCCAAGCTCCTGGGTTATAGTCTTGACCACTGCCACTTCAAGCAAATAACCTTCACTTAATGTTTATGCACGTCTATAAGTACTCAGCTCAATTAAGCAAATAACATTCATATAATCATATTTGTCAAAGCGTCATCTAGACATCCAGGCTCCTTTTTTTGGATGGGCACACTGTTGGTGTCACCTTAGTTTTTTAACCCCCCACCCCTTTCCAATGTCTTCGATCGCCTAGCGCTTTGACAACTATAACCATAATCTCCAATAGTCCTGGATTTTCAAAGCTCTAGTTTGCCGCTTAGTAAACTCCATTTGGGCTAAAACTGACATGTGAGTAGAGGACCTAAGGGTCTACTTGTCAACAAAATTTGCCGATCATGCCACATGGAAAAACAGGTGAACATGAAGAGAAGGCTCACTCCACAGCCATGAAGCAACCTTTCACCCTAACTGTAATAGACCAAAGTATAAAATCTAAATATTAGGTAGTGGTGGGAAGCAAGAATTTAGTTTCCATATATACATAGGGAAAATGCTGGGTATGCTAGCGCATTACCTAGGAATAAGGCATTCTAACATCTATTAGtcgttagatgaaacataaaaaatctcatctgtTCATAACTGTTGCGGTACGTAAGTGGTAGATCCTTTCTTACCTATCTTGATGAGATAGAGTTTGAAAGAAGTAATTCTAAATACGGGTAATCAAGTAAGAGTTTCAAAGGGTTGTGGctctattgaggaaaccactgCCTCCCTGCTTAACGAGCAGAATAAGATAAgattctcttttctgtttttattttctaaacaaGGATATTAATCCCTACAATATAGCATCAGTTACACGCTTACACCCACTTCTCTCCTATTACCTCTCCTATTTTAACTCCAACCCACATCTTACACCACACACTTCAACTCCCCTCACTTCCTATCACTACCCATACATAATCACTTGTGTGATCTTAACTACATAAACATGGCATTAATAATAAGCATAAGCaacaatttaaataaataaaataactaccTACGCCAACTAGGATCCATACGTGGCAAACAACTCTTGCATGTATCATGTTCCTCCCTATTTGAGTTTGGTCTTGTCCTCATGACCAAgatcaagaaattgaaatcgtATGGTCTCCACCCTCCAAGTTCTCCCAGGGTGActcatcttcctcttccacGTTATACCCTTCGATTAAAGCTTTTTGCACCAATGACCGGGTACGAAATGTTCATTACAGTTGTAACAGAGGCCTTTGGCCCTCCTCTCTTGCATTTCATTCGTTGTCAGGCGTTTAATAGGCAAGGAGGTAACCCCGCTTGAACGCTCAATTGGTGGGTCATCATGTCTCTGTGACATGACCTTTGCCTCTTACAACCGTGCTAGACCAATGGCGCTAGCAAAGTGATGATGGTTGCGCTGCCAAGACATCGGCCTTAATGGAATAACGGAGGCCACTAACGAAGCAACTCACCTGTCTATCGGGAGGGAGTAGACCCACTTTAGATAAAATCATCTCAAACTTAGACTGGTACTCTCGAATCGATCCTGTCTGGTGCAACTTGGCAAGCTCGCCAAAGAAATCCTGGAAGGGAGTGAGACCAAATCACGCATGGAGCCCTTCGCAAAAGGCTGCCCATGATATCACTTCTCTTCCTTGCTTATATAGCTGGTACCAAAGTTGGGCCTCTCCTTAGAGATGAAACGGCGCCAAGGCAACCCACTCCTCCTCGGGAGTTTGATGGAACTCAAAGAATTGCCCCACACGACAAGTCCAACTTGTAGTATCTTCTTCTCTGTTGTAACGGGAAAAATCCAGCTTGACCATCTTAGGTAGGTACATTTGCTGTGAGGTTGTCATGCGAACCGTGAGGCTAGGCTCGAAAGGTCGGGATGCCAGAAGGTTTTGCGTGGAAGCACGAGAATTTTCCCCTACTTCTCCCTCCGCCTAGTTCAATGAAGGAGGGATTAGCTTCTCAAacatttccttcattttttcgAGTAATTGTTGTTGACCATCTAACTTGGACAAAATTTGTTGTTGTCCTTCATGGAGGGAACTCACCTCACTCTCTAGCCTTTCTACTCGCTGCTCCATTCccaggctctgataccaagatggtACATACGTGGTAGATCCTTTCTTACCTATCTTGATGAGATAGAGTTTGAAAGAGAAGTAATTCTAAATACAGGTAATCAAGTAAGAGTTTCAACGGGTAGTGGctctattgaggaaaccactgCCTCCCTGCTCAACTAGCAGAATAAGATAAGAttctcttccatttttattttctaaacaaGGATATTTATCCCTGCAATATAGCATCAGTTACACGCTTACACCCACTTCTCTCCTATTACCTCTCCTATTTTAACTCCAACCCACATCTTACACCACACACTTTAACTCGCCTCACTTCCTACAACTACCCATACATGATCACGTGTAACTACATGAGCATGGCATTAATAATAAGCATAAGCaacaatttaaataaataaaataactaccTACGCCAAATAGGATCCATCCATGGCAAACAACTCTTGCACGTATCATGTTGTCTTACAAAACCTGCCCAATACCGCTGCTCCATggtcttccttcctcttcttcttctaccttacCCCTTCCTCACGGTCTCCAGCTCCGCCTCCGTTCTAAAAAAATTGTCGATCCCcgctacctctctctctctctctttggcctGGTCGTCTTCTCTATCTCCAGTAGCATCTATTTGCGACATATTTATTTTTGCCTTTCGGATGCTTAAAGCATAGGATCCCATCAGTGTCGGAATATGCACCTTCTTTTCCACCGGAGGTGCCGGGACCTAATAGTACACCTTCGGAGTTATGCTAGCGGGTTACCTTAGAATTTTATGTGCTAGCAGGATTTTAACCGTAGAATTTGATCATCTTAAATAAAACCGTTAGATTGAGAGAAGATGTCCAAACCTTCAATCCACCGCTGCTACACCTTATCTCCCCCCTAATTCTATCTCCACTCTCGGTCTAACGATTCAAGTCTTGTCGGAACACGTTGGAAACAATGTTCATAGGGTTTGGGTTGAGTGTCTGTCTCCCAAGAGCAGAAACAACCAAGTCATCTATTGACTATCGTCTATGCTGATTCTTCGTCTTCTCTTcccattgaagaagaaagagagagactttGCAGATTATCAAATCTGAGTATATGGAAATAACCAATgaaaaatcaatataatcaatGGAAAGATACAAAAGTATTCAAGAGGCAGTCCCTCTCCCAAAGAGATAGACACCCAACCCATCCCCTCTTATTAGACTGTCTCGggctaaaaataaaatccattaCATCTCTGATCTGTCATCTGTATGAAAATACGAGGAAACATAGTATTCAAGAGGCAGTCCCTCTCCCTGCAACAACGAAAGGGCCCGTAGGTGGGGTGATATTGGGGGCAAGTTTGGCGCAGAGGCAGAATATCAGGGGGCTTTGGTGGTACGACATCCGGCGGCAGTAATGGTATGTCGGGACCAGGCGGCGAAGGAATTGGTATCGTATCGAAATGGTGATTTTAAAAAacatatcatatcatattggAGAGACACAAGATATGCTAAAGCTACGCATGAAAATGATCAAAAACACATGGGTGTGCTTAGGATACATGCAGAATACAAGCATAAAACAACTTATTAGAAAATATGTAAATCTATGTCAGTTTGATGCAAGGATTTGAGTCAGTTTTACCAACTCTAGTTATGcataacaaacaaaaaaagaaaggaaaaaagagatcTACAACTTTACCTCTTTTTAGCCAAATCTGTTTTGGTCCATGATTTGAGCACTGTAAATCCCCAAAACTTGTCGAAATGGTAAAGATTAGGGTCGTTCCTTATGCTAGATGATCCCCGTAACTCAgatcaaagagaaaaacaagtttcCAAGGCTTCAGTTGCTCTCAATTTTGTATCTCACTCACGGTAATTGTTTTGCAGGTTTAAAGGAGGCTCATCTAGTGTACCTTACCCGCATCAATCCACATTAGACTGTATCGGTCCCGTATCGACTTGTATCAATCGATACAGGGAAGATAcagttgttttttgtttttaagtaTCGTATTGAGGCCTTCCGGTACTGAAACGTATCGACCAATACAGACCGATACAATACTTTGAAACCTTAGTTCTAAGTTGAATAAAAAAGTCTTCCTAGAAATTTCTATGTTTAAAAAGTTCCTTTTCTTTCAAGAAGGGAAGTTAAGTTAGGGAACTTAAGTAGTTGGAAAGCTTCTACTTTTTCACTTTATATTTTTCTCTACAAAAAATGTATTCAAATGATGAAACCCCTTCAGTGTTGATGGTTAAAATGAAATACACCTTTGGTGTTTTGAGTGTGAGGTGTGCTCAcgtctctctcccctcccctttcttcttcttatttctcaaattttctaTTCATGGGTACCGTTCACAATCACATAATAGTACCTGATTTCCTATGCTTCCCCTAATATCTTCTatttcttaaaacccaaatCAGCCTCAACTTTCCCCCAAAACCTTTCCTTATAGTTTAGCCCTAGAAATCTAAAAACCTAGGATGTCCTACATCAGACCAGCTGATCCAACAATCCATGAGAACATTACTCTACACCCAACCCAAGATTGAAATCTAACATAACCAACAGATCCCCTTTAAAAATAAGATCATTCTCAGCCAAAACAGTACAATTGGGTGCTCCATATTTGCTTCGGCCAATATTGCAATCCCCGACAACATAGGCACATGTTCACTTTTTTGGTAGTATATAATGGTTCTATTGAGATGTATATTTACTATAATAATATTGTATCCAAACcataaattttcttctttgttgtaCCTCAAAGTGATAATTTTAGATTCCTAGGTTCAAACATGAATAAAGGAGGAGAAATAAACGTTGATGTTGCACAATGAATTAAAGCATAGTCGAttaagtggagaggtgcatccaaagtgttgtgtgatcaacgtATCGCGCTTATAGGATAACTATACAAACTTAGAAGCTGAATATTGGGTAgtgaagaaacaaaatataatCAAACTTACTGTAACTGGAAGGAGGATGCTCAGATAGATAAGTGgtaaaacaagaaaacataaaataaggaatgaacaaattagaacTAATTTAAGAGTAGCtttgatacatgataagttgagAGAAAATAGTTAGAGGTGGTATGGAGTATGGAAGTGCAATGGAGACTTTTGAATATAAGGACGAGAGATATGATTCAAATTggaggaactaaaagagccagggATAGGCCTAAATGACTCTTGAAGAAGTAGTGGAAAAGACATATGTAGCTTAGGACTGGTAACAAGTATGGTTTTGAAAAGACTTGATTGGAAATAAAGATCATTGTAGTCAACACCAttgagttgggataaggctaagctgAGTAGAGTTGTTGTAccttttgaaatttaatattGTACTTTATGGCTTATGCACATCGATATATGCAATTCTATTTTTGATATACGTAGATTTATCCATTGCTAGTAATATAGTTTATACACTTACATGAAAGATGAGACATAAGCATATGAGAACCTAAAACTAAGTTAAAATTATACTCTTAAGATCGAATCATGATCTTAGGAACTAGAAAACCATCACATGCAAATGCAAGTTCATAGATTTATCCATTGCTAGTAATATAGTTTATACACTTACATGAGAGATGAGACATAAGCATATGAGAACCTAAAACTAAGTTAAAATTATACTCTTAAGATCGAATCATGATCTTACGAACTAGAAAACCATCACATGCAAATGCAAGTTCACATTATGACAAAGCAAAATCATGATAAATGGATGCCCTGCCTTGAATAGTTCTTGATGGAGTTTGATTCATGCTGTGATAATCATATGATTAAACCAATACCTTCTGTAAGAATTACAATAAGATTAAAAACAATACAtgtatcattggaatcatgttGTAAAATATTAAGAGGATTCGAAATGAACCGACAAGTAAATCCTTATCTTTTTCCAGCGGTAAATAGGAAACTGTCCCACCCAACTGGACAAACATGCAAGGCactattttccatttttccttctcttagTTCCAACTACGGAATCTTGAAGACCCAGATAATCTTAAATGACTACTCTGTTCAAGAAAAATTTCAAGCTAACCAGGTGAATGTTACTAGGAACTAGGAGCTGGTTTTCACTGATTTCAGAAGGTaacaatttttctttattctaaCAAGGAAACATGAATAATATGACAAAATACCAAGATGAAGGAAAAGTACCAGATGGTGGTGCCATAGAAGTCTGTGTTTCTTTACTAACATTGGCTCCCTTCTCCAGCCCAACTTTGGCTTGCGATTGGCTTGTTTTGCTCCCTGACCCTCCATTTATGTCTTCCACTGAAGGAGATTTTGATGCATTCTCCGCTACTGCAGTTGGAGGGACAGCATTATACCGCCACCAAGGTTGAGAAGAGACCGTGGAAGCAGGAATGCTTTGTGCTCCAGGCTCTAGTCGAATCCCATTTTCAGATTCTGACCCCATGCTATCCAACTTTCCAAAGCTTTTAATTCCCTACCCAATAGCACCACCAAAGGGGTCAGGATTAATAAAAGGAGGCGACAAGATTAACGCATGCAAAGACACAaaaagggaggggaggaggg is part of the Macadamia integrifolia cultivar HAES 741 chromosome 9, SCU_Mint_v3, whole genome shotgun sequence genome and encodes:
- the LOC122089344 gene encoding nuclear transcription factor Y subunit A-1-like isoform X1; translated protein: MGSESENGIRLEPGAQSIPASTVSSQPWWRYNAVPPTAVAENASKSPSVEDINGGSGSKTSQSQAKVGLEKGANVSKETQTSMAPPSGSDGTPPTMGECLVSHTQLELVGHSVACAPFTYPDPYYGGVVTAYGAQALAHPHLVGMHHSRMPLPLEMAEEPVYVNAKQYHGILRRRQSRAKAELEKKLIKARKPYLHESRHQHAMRRARGCGGRFLNTKKLDSNDTNYTPEKGTVSGVAPSTQSASSSGSEALPSQSTANVGSSNNQKEDKGPMNQDMYSSGSVCYQPHQGFSLSKFHSLTEERGEEGDCSGQQRGSIYVNQAPNRVLTIQ
- the LOC122089344 gene encoding nuclear transcription factor Y subunit A-9-like isoform X2; the protein is MGSESENGIRLEPGAQSIPASTVSSQPWWRYNAVPPTAVAENASKSPSVEDINGGSGSKTSQSQAKVGLEKGANVSKETQTSMAPPSGSDGTPPTMGECLVSHTQLELVGHSVAHPHLVGMHHSRMPLPLEMAEEPVYVNAKQYHGILRRRQSRAKAELEKKLIKARKPYLHESRHQHAMRRARGCGGRFLNTKKLDSNDTNYTPEKGTVSGVAPSTQSASSSGSEALPSQSTANVGSSNNQKEDKGPMNQDMYSSGSVCYQPHQGFSLSKFHSLTEERGEEGDCSGQQRGSIYVNQAPNRVLTIQ